GCGCGTCAACGAGCTCCTGCTGGGTTAGTCCCGAGTGCTGGCGCCACGCCAGTAGTACCTGGCCTGGGTCAAGGCGATTGATGGGGTTCATGCTGGAAGCGTCAAGCAACCGCATCTGCCGCTGCAACACCGGGGAGTTCACACTTTTCCGCCGGATCGACGTCGCGGCCTAGCCAAGTCGCAGAATCGTAGACGAACGCCTGCAGGACGCTCTACATGGGACGGCACGGCCCTCGTGTCCGGGCCCAGGCAGACCAGGGGATGAGGTGACGAGGTGGGAGCGGATCAAGATGGCCAGGCGCCCGACCGGACAACTGCTCGGCTGTACGCATGGGCAGCCGTTCTCAGTGCGATGGCCGCTCTTGTGAGCGCCATCTCAGGATGGCTCACCACCTGACAGTGTCTCGCTGAGCCGGTGGGGTATATCGGTGGGACGGCCGCTGCCTGTCGGGTACGGACGGCGACCGTCTCCTTCTTGGGCGCGTTATCTCCGGCTGTCGGCCAGTCGCCTAATAGTCTAGGCAGCCGACGATCGGAAAGTCGCTTTCTCCGGCGCAGTCTGTACGCCCACTTTGGCGTACCCGACTCTGTGCGGGAACCCGTACGCCGACAACGGCGGAGTGACTCCGCCGGAAGTCCAGCCGCGGGAGGTCCGGCACGGTCCGTCCGCCGCGACCTCGGCGCGGCTGCTGGTCGCTACCGGCGGGTCGGCGAGTCGGGCCGGGCACCCGCAGGCGATGGTGGTGCTCGACGGTCGACCCATCGCAGCGTGTGAGGGCGGTCAACCGGTAGCCCGGTGTGCGGTGGTGGTGCGGCGGCGGAAGACGGTGGTGTCGAGGTTCTGTCGGAGGTAGGGGGTGCCGGGGGTCGCGCCGGTGCCGGTTGTTTCGGTGCCGAGCATCCGCACCGCGAGGCGGTGGTGGGTGCGCCGCCACTGCCGTAGGGCGGCGGTGAACTGGCGCATTCCGTCGGCGAGGGTTGGTGTGCTCGCGATGACGTGCTGGTCGGCGCGGATCGCGTCGAGGGTGTCGTCGATGCTGGCGTGGCCGCCGCGGATGCGTGCTTGCACGTCGGGTACGGAGCGGTACGCCACCGAGTGGAGTCGTTGTGGGTCGGGTGTGCGGCACAGGGATTCGACGAGTTTGTAGGCGCGGGATTGGATGGCGCTGGCCCCGTCGGTGTTTTCGCGGAAGGCGTGGAACGCTTCGGGTTGCATGGTGGCCAGCAGAGACCACATCGGGGCGGTCTCCCGTAGCAGCGTCGCGGCGAGGCAGAGGCGGTTGCCGGCGGCGGGCAGCCGGTTGTCGCCGACTGCGGTTCTGACCGCGGTGAGGTCGACGGCGAGCTGAGCGAAGCACAGCTCGAATGCCTGCAGCGTGCGGATGAACAGATATTCGTCGTGGACGGTGGAGACGGGCAGCATGGTGGTGCGCAGGGTCATCCGGTCGGCGCTGGAGCGGTCGACGCAGACCATCGCGGTGAGCCGCCGCGCCGCCGACAGCGGGTCGTCGTCGAGGGGTGTGGCGAAGCTGAGCCGGCGCAGGGCGGGAACGGTGGCGCGGACCGCGTGGCGCAGGCGTTTGCGTACGACGGGCGCGCTGGGGCGGAGCTGGGGCAGCGGGTTCCGGGTGCCGTCGAGGGCGTGCAGCTCGAAGCCGATGAGGTCGGCCAGGAGCAGCACGTGGTGGCGGTCGCGGCGGACCATCAGCCGGTCGGTGTGCTCGCCCGCGGTGTCGGGGTCCGGGATGGGCAGCAGGGGGAGAGCCAGGTAGCTGCGGTAG
This is a stretch of genomic DNA from Micromonospora sp. WMMD1082. It encodes these proteins:
- a CDS encoding tryptophan 2,3-dioxygenase family protein, with amino-acid sequence MNTDALRHWLAGPPTSHRFPYEQTIDAFHHYGKHAMPEDWLNLLKTARDRLPTVTGPRERLAAFLSTALDKADNRFDYRSYLALPLLPIPDPDTAGEHTDRLMVRRDRHHVLLLADLIGFELHALDGTRNPLPQLRPSAPVVRKRLRHAVRATVPALRRLSFATPLDDDPLSAARRLTAMVCVDRSSADRMTLRTTMLPVSTVHDEYLFIRTLQAFELCFAQLAVDLTAVRTAVGDNRLPAAGNRLCLAATLLRETAPMWSLLATMQPEAFHAFRENTDGASAIQSRAYKLVESLCRTPDPQRLHSVAYRSVPDVQARIRGGHASIDDTLDAIRADQHVIASTPTLADGMRQFTAALRQWRRTHHRLAVRMLGTETTGTGATPGTPYLRQNLDTTVFRRRTTTAHRATG